A single Bacillus sp. HMF5848 DNA region contains:
- a CDS encoding glycerophosphodiester phosphodiesterase family protein, protein MNLALLLVLSIIFFITDTVPPQLKTSHKPKVIAHRGASGYAPEHTFAAFNKAIEQQADYIEADIQMTKDGELILIHDPTVTRTSNGHGTVMNMTLQEIRRLDAGSWFNPYLYHTETIPTLQQFLRKYAGKIGLLLELKDPVLYPGIESALADQLKKHHLHEQGDHSIIVQSFDAQSIKKFHSLLPAVPTGFLTSVTLDDTKLATLAKYCKYINPNQFIASSDLLTRIKAHDCNSFVWTINSVDAYNRVANLHVDGIITDYPDYFSSTSSLSYS, encoded by the coding sequence ATGAATCTTGCTCTATTACTCGTACTATCTATCATTTTTTTTATAACAGATACTGTTCCTCCACAGCTTAAAACGTCACATAAACCAAAGGTCATTGCCCATCGTGGTGCTTCAGGCTATGCCCCTGAACATACATTTGCAGCTTTTAATAAAGCGATTGAGCAGCAGGCTGATTACATCGAGGCTGATATACAAATGACAAAAGATGGCGAGCTCATCCTCATACATGACCCTACGGTTACTAGAACAAGCAACGGACATGGAACTGTTATGAATATGACGTTACAAGAAATACGCCGATTAGATGCCGGTAGCTGGTTTAACCCATACTTATATCACACAGAAACTATCCCAACACTTCAGCAATTTTTACGAAAATATGCTGGAAAGATTGGTCTATTACTCGAGCTAAAAGATCCTGTATTATACCCTGGCATTGAATCTGCCTTGGCTGATCAGCTGAAGAAGCACCATTTACATGAGCAAGGTGACCACTCCATTATTGTGCAATCCTTTGATGCTCAATCCATTAAAAAATTCCATTCTTTGCTTCCTGCCGTTCCTACTGGCTTTTTAACGTCTGTTACATTAGATGACACCAAATTAGCTACATTGGCAAAATATTGTAAATATATTAACCCAAACCAATTTATCGCATCTTCTGATTTATTAACTCGTATTAAAGCCCATGATTGTAATAGCTTTGTCTGGACTATTAACTCTGTTGATGCATACAACCGGGTAGCGAACCTTCACGTAGACGGTATTATAACAGATTATCCAGATTACTTTTCCTCGACATCTAGTTTGAGCTATAGCTAA
- a CDS encoding alpha/beta fold hydrolase, producing the protein MAFFRVNGYDLYYELLGDQDANECVMFFNGVMTTTASWALYYPLFEKQYKVLLHDFKGQMKSDKPLGPYSFQEHASDAMALMKELGIERAHFIGTSYGAQVALRCAIENPEVVQSLVIIDGTSEIDETTKLFVQGWRELAKQGIGEKFFWGAVPSLYGSEFVEANLEFLHERATMLNQIEADYFKGQMALYDTFINDSKVTEELHKVTCPTLVVYGEEDILTPRKFSEIIVEHIPQAEFAVIPGSGHVTIFEKPNIIQSLMLGFVMKQK; encoded by the coding sequence ATGGCATTTTTTCGTGTGAATGGATACGACTTGTATTATGAATTACTAGGAGATCAAGATGCAAATGAATGTGTGATGTTTTTTAATGGAGTTATGACAACAACTGCTAGTTGGGCTTTGTACTATCCATTGTTTGAAAAACAGTACAAAGTATTGTTGCATGATTTTAAAGGGCAAATGAAATCGGATAAACCACTTGGACCTTATTCGTTTCAAGAGCATGCTTCTGATGCAATGGCGTTAATGAAAGAGCTTGGGATTGAGCGTGCACATTTCATCGGGACATCCTATGGCGCCCAAGTAGCGTTGCGATGTGCAATTGAGAATCCGGAAGTCGTGCAAAGTTTAGTTATCATTGATGGGACAAGTGAAATAGATGAAACAACAAAGCTATTTGTACAAGGTTGGAGAGAGCTTGCCAAACAAGGCATAGGTGAAAAATTTTTCTGGGGAGCCGTGCCATCACTGTACGGCAGTGAGTTTGTAGAAGCAAATCTTGAGTTTTTACATGAAAGAGCAACTATGTTAAACCAAATTGAAGCGGATTACTTTAAGGGACAAATGGCTTTATATGATACTTTTATTAACGATAGTAAGGTGACAGAGGAATTACATAAGGTTACATGTCCTACACTAGTTGTGTATGGAGAAGAGGACATTTTAACACCCCGTAAATTTTCAGAGATTATAGTAGAACATATACCGCAGGCCGAATTCGCTGTTATTCCTGGATCCGGGCATGTCACGATTTTTGAAAAACCGAATATCATCCAAAGCTTAATGCTTGGATTTGTTATGAAACAAAAATAG
- a CDS encoding SOS response-associated peptidase yields the protein MEKKGSGKMCGRFTLTVTLEELLMRYYDAKSVTPFHTPRYNIAPTEMVTAVIHDGQTNRIGELRWGLVPSWAKDDKFASKMINARSETITEKPAFKRLVEKKRCIIPASGFYEWRKLESGEKQPYKVTIKEDSVLSLAGLYDSWLAPNGQTIHTCTIITTEANRIMAPIHDRMPVILSRESEQLWLSRDNQDKQQILSLLCPYSSENMVVTTVHKEFFKKNLG from the coding sequence ATGGAGAAAAAAGGAAGTGGGAAAATGTGTGGTCGTTTTACATTAACTGTTACGCTTGAAGAATTGTTGATGCGGTATTACGATGCCAAATCCGTCACCCCTTTTCACACACCGCGATATAATATTGCTCCTACCGAAATGGTCACCGCTGTTATACACGATGGACAGACAAATCGAATTGGCGAGCTACGTTGGGGACTCGTTCCGTCATGGGCAAAGGATGATAAATTTGCGAGTAAGATGATCAATGCACGAAGTGAGACAATCACTGAAAAACCAGCTTTTAAGCGTTTAGTAGAGAAAAAACGTTGTATTATTCCTGCGTCAGGTTTTTATGAATGGAGAAAATTAGAGTCTGGTGAAAAGCAACCGTATAAAGTAACAATAAAGGAAGATTCAGTACTTAGTTTAGCTGGCCTGTATGATAGCTGGCTTGCTCCTAATGGACAAACCATTCATACCTGTACGATTATTACGACTGAGGCAAATAGGATAATGGCACCGATTCATGATAGAATGCCGGTTATTTTAAGTAGGGAATCTGAACAATTGTGGTTGAGCCGCGATAATCAAGATAAACAACAAATATTGTCGCTCCTTTGTCCCTACTCCTCTGAAAACATGGTGGTAACAACAGTACATAAAGAATTTTTTAAAAAGAACTTAGGATAA
- a CDS encoding helix-turn-helix domain-containing protein, producing MIGDRLKKYRLQKGLSLSELAERAGVAKSYISSIERNLQTNPSIQFLEKVSTVLDIPLNSLLYDDTEMDDNLDQDWLKLVKDAMDSGVSKDEFREFLEFNKWKLRKE from the coding sequence ATGATTGGGGATCGCTTGAAGAAGTACCGATTGCAAAAAGGGTTATCGCTGAGTGAGCTTGCTGAACGAGCAGGTGTAGCAAAGTCGTACATAAGCTCAATAGAGCGAAATCTTCAAACAAATCCATCTATCCAATTTCTCGAAAAAGTGTCGACGGTTTTAGATATACCGTTAAACTCGTTATTGTACGATGATACTGAAATGGATGATAATCTTGACCAAGATTGGTTAAAGCTTGTTAAAGATGCGATGGACTCAGGTGTCTCAAAAGATGAGTTTCGTGAATTTCTTGAGTTTAATAAGTGGAAATTAAGAAAAGAATAA
- a CDS encoding anti-repressor SinI family protein, which translates to MENAVLNHNTLDEEWVLLILEALNAGISPKEIETFFAEHKINIVEK; encoded by the coding sequence GTGGAGAATGCAGTATTAAATCATAATACGTTGGATGAGGAATGGGTACTTTTAATTCTTGAAGCATTAAATGCAGGTATTAGTCCAAAAGAAATAGAAACGTTTTTTGCTGAACATAAAATTAATATAGTAGAGAAATAA
- a CDS encoding EAL and HDOD domain-containing protein produces the protein MFVARQPIFTLSGEVYGYELLYRSNGVVNAFSNADENVATTDVIINSFLNIGIEKLCEGKKSFINFTEKLLSMEIPQYFSPHSLIIEILETMTITEENLEIIGQLKELGYQIALDDYNIKNRDMLRLLKYADIIKVDFLNTTLEERREIEELASQFNIKLLAEKLETDKEYRQAVEAGYKYFQGFFLSKPSMHSSRDIPQYSHTYFVIMEAFDNVDPDIDYIVRIIEQDVSLSYRLLKLINSPALKPRYEIKSIKQAVVLIGLIELRKWIFFLAIRESFLNQTVVNQEIVKESLIRAKFCELLATDISVQKHENSSYFLVGLMSLMDKIMKANFHEILSDLPLTADIKGALVGELNTYRKVLNIIEAIEKADWIKLQQAITALDVSEAWVHRAYKNSIKWSNEIKIFE, from the coding sequence GTGTTCGTGGCAAGACAACCAATTTTTACTCTATCAGGTGAAGTGTATGGATATGAATTATTGTATAGAAGCAACGGGGTAGTGAATGCATTTTCAAATGCTGATGAGAATGTTGCGACAACGGATGTTATTATTAATAGTTTTTTAAATATCGGAATAGAGAAGCTATGTGAGGGGAAAAAAAGCTTTATTAATTTTACCGAAAAACTACTAAGTATGGAAATACCACAATATTTCTCGCCACATAGCTTAATTATAGAGATTTTAGAAACAATGACTATCACAGAAGAGAATTTGGAGATTATTGGCCAACTGAAGGAATTAGGCTATCAAATTGCTCTAGATGATTACAACATAAAAAATAGAGATATGCTACGTTTGTTAAAGTACGCCGACATTATAAAAGTCGACTTTTTAAATACAACCTTGGAAGAAAGGCGTGAAATTGAAGAGCTGGCTAGCCAATTTAATATTAAGCTTCTTGCCGAAAAGCTAGAAACTGATAAGGAATATAGACAAGCCGTGGAAGCTGGATATAAATACTTTCAAGGGTTTTTTCTTAGCAAGCCGTCTATGCATTCGTCGAGAGATATTCCACAATATAGCCATACATACTTTGTTATTATGGAAGCATTTGATAATGTGGACCCCGATATTGATTACATTGTAAGGATCATTGAACAAGATGTATCGCTTTCATATAGGCTGTTAAAGTTAATAAATTCGCCTGCATTAAAACCGCGTTATGAAATTAAATCTATTAAACAAGCTGTAGTGTTAATAGGATTAATAGAATTAAGAAAATGGATCTTCTTCCTGGCAATACGAGAGAGCTTTTTAAATCAAACGGTAGTCAATCAAGAAATAGTAAAGGAAAGTTTAATTCGCGCAAAATTTTGTGAACTATTAGCAACAGATATTAGTGTGCAAAAACATGAAAATTCTAGTTATTTTCTTGTGGGACTCATGTCATTAATGGATAAAATTATGAAGGCGAACTTTCACGAAATTTTATCGGATTTACCACTTACAGCTGATATAAAAGGGGCTTTAGTTGGTGAACTAAATACGTATCGAAAAGTATTAAATATCATCGAAGCAATTGAAAAGGCAGATTGGATTAAATTACAACAAGCTATTACAGCGCTAGATGTTAGTGAGGCTTGGGTACATCGCGCTTATAAAAATTCTATAAAGTGGTCGAACGAAATTAAAATATTTGAATGA